A portion of the Pseudarthrobacter defluvii genome contains these proteins:
- a CDS encoding AMP-binding protein: MRAYTAGDTDVPLLGETIGANFERVVAQFPLHDALIEAAPVPGGDARRWSYTKMNDDVDRLARALLALGVDKGERVGIWSPNCAEWTLLQYATAKVGAILVNVNPAYRSHELEFVVKQNGMRMLVTAPSDSNSAYVDMARHALLTCPDLRELVFLPDHGLDSLKAGSPQSDAELTYGELLTRADGVGHSVLKARMAELSPHDPINLQYTSGTTGFPKGATLTHHNILNNGFAIGELLGYTERDRVVIPVPFYHCFGMVIGNLNALSHGAATIIPGRGFSPSAALEAVQDFEGTSLYGVPTMFIAELALPDFGSYDLSTLRTGVMAGSLCPIEVMNRVISEMNMVDVAICYGMTETSPVSTMTRKGDTLQQRTETVGRTMPQLESRIVDPATGEELERGQIGELCTRGYAVMAGYWNQPDKTAEAIDADGWMHTGDLARMDDDGYVVVEGRIKDMVIRGGENIYPREIEEFLYTHPDIQDVQVIGVPDPRYGEELMACVILKPGAGPLTAESLTEFCRGQLAHYKIPRYVEVRESFPMTVSGKIRKVQMREEAVARLGL; encoded by the coding sequence ATGCGTGCTTACACAGCCGGGGACACTGACGTCCCGCTCCTGGGGGAAACCATCGGCGCCAACTTTGAGCGGGTGGTGGCGCAGTTTCCGCTGCATGACGCCCTGATCGAGGCCGCCCCGGTGCCAGGCGGTGACGCCCGCCGCTGGAGCTACACCAAGATGAACGACGACGTCGACCGGCTGGCACGCGCGCTCCTCGCCTTGGGCGTCGACAAGGGGGAGAGGGTGGGCATCTGGAGCCCTAACTGTGCCGAATGGACGCTGTTGCAGTACGCCACCGCGAAAGTGGGCGCCATCCTGGTCAACGTCAACCCTGCCTACCGCAGCCATGAACTCGAATTCGTGGTCAAGCAGAACGGCATGCGCATGCTGGTCACCGCGCCGTCTGACAGCAACAGCGCCTACGTGGACATGGCCCGCCATGCGCTCCTTACCTGCCCGGACCTGCGGGAGCTCGTCTTCCTCCCGGACCACGGACTGGACTCCCTCAAGGCCGGCAGCCCCCAAAGTGACGCGGAACTTACGTATGGCGAATTGCTCACCCGGGCGGACGGCGTCGGGCATTCGGTTCTGAAAGCCCGCATGGCCGAACTTTCGCCGCACGACCCCATCAACCTGCAGTACACCTCCGGCACCACCGGATTCCCCAAAGGTGCCACGCTGACGCACCACAACATCCTGAACAACGGCTTCGCGATCGGCGAGCTGCTGGGCTACACGGAACGGGACCGGGTAGTCATCCCCGTGCCGTTCTACCACTGCTTCGGCATGGTGATCGGCAACCTCAACGCGCTCAGCCACGGTGCCGCCACGATCATCCCGGGACGCGGCTTTTCACCCTCTGCCGCACTTGAGGCTGTCCAGGACTTTGAGGGGACGTCGCTGTACGGCGTGCCCACCATGTTCATTGCCGAGTTGGCCCTGCCCGACTTCGGCAGCTATGACCTGTCCACGCTCCGCACCGGAGTGATGGCGGGTTCGCTGTGCCCCATCGAGGTGATGAACCGGGTGATTTCGGAGATGAACATGGTGGATGTGGCCATCTGCTACGGCATGACCGAGACCTCGCCGGTGTCCACCATGACCCGCAAGGGGGACACGCTCCAGCAGCGCACCGAGACAGTGGGCCGCACCATGCCGCAGCTGGAGAGCCGGATCGTAGACCCTGCCACCGGCGAGGAGCTGGAGCGCGGGCAGATCGGCGAACTCTGCACCCGCGGCTATGCCGTGATGGCCGGGTACTGGAACCAGCCGGACAAGACGGCCGAAGCCATCGACGCCGACGGGTGGATGCACACCGGAGACCTTGCCCGCATGGACGACGACGGGTACGTGGTGGTGGAAGGCCGGATCAAGGACATGGTCATTAGGGGCGGCGAGAACATCTACCCACGCGAGATCGAGGAGTTCCTGTACACCCACCCCGACATCCAGGACGTGCAGGTGATCGGCGTCCCGGATCCGCGGTACGGCGAGGAACTGATGGCCTGCGTCATCCTCAAGCCAGGGGCCGGGCCGCTGACTGCTGAATCCCTCACCGAGTTCTGCCGCGGGCAGCTGGCCCACTACAAGATCCCCCGCTATGTGGAAGTCAGGGAGAGCTTCCCCATGACGGTTTCGGGGAAGATCCGGAAGGTCCAGATGCGCGAGGAAGCCGTGGCCCGGCTGGGCCTCTAG
- a CDS encoding cystathionine beta-synthase: MKYAQSILDLIGNTPLIKLNHVTEGIKATVLVKLEYLNPGGSIKDRIAAQMIEDAEREGKLKPGGTIVEPTSGNTGVGLALVAQQKGYKCVFVVPDKVGEDKRAVLQAYGAEVVVTPTSVPPDSPQSYYGVSDRITRETPGAFKPDQFSNPAAPGSHYKTTGPEIWRDTDGKVTHVVIGAGTGGTITGTGRYLKEVSADRPESDGGVVRIIGADPAGSVYSGGTGRPYFVEGVGEDMWPANYDKTIPDDVIAVTDADSFAMTRRLAREEGLLVGGSSGMAVVAALQAARDLPESAVVVVILPDSGRGYLAKIFNDQWMRSYGFLSGGEETSVGEVIKSKNGELPDLVHIHPNESVRDVINIMNEFGVSHIPVLSQEPPVVMGEVLGAVDERTLTAKLFRGEAKLTDKISEHMGPKLPVIGSLETISAARELLSDSDTLMVTFVGAPVGILTRHDLLAYLSN; encoded by the coding sequence ATGAAGTACGCCCAGTCCATCCTGGACCTCATCGGCAATACCCCGCTCATCAAACTCAACCACGTGACCGAAGGCATCAAAGCCACCGTCCTGGTCAAGCTGGAGTACCTGAATCCCGGCGGCTCCATCAAGGACCGCATCGCGGCGCAGATGATCGAGGACGCCGAACGCGAGGGCAAGCTGAAGCCCGGCGGCACCATTGTGGAGCCCACGTCCGGCAACACCGGGGTGGGCCTGGCGCTGGTGGCGCAGCAGAAGGGCTACAAGTGCGTCTTCGTGGTCCCGGACAAGGTGGGCGAGGACAAGCGTGCCGTGCTCCAGGCCTACGGCGCCGAAGTGGTGGTGACGCCAACTTCCGTCCCGCCGGACAGCCCGCAAAGCTACTACGGTGTGTCCGACCGGATCACGCGCGAGACCCCTGGCGCCTTCAAGCCGGACCAGTTCTCCAATCCTGCGGCACCGGGCAGCCACTACAAGACCACGGGCCCCGAAATCTGGCGGGACACCGACGGCAAGGTTACCCACGTCGTCATCGGCGCCGGTACAGGCGGCACCATCACCGGCACCGGGCGGTACCTCAAGGAGGTTTCGGCTGACAGGCCGGAGTCCGACGGCGGGGTGGTCCGGATCATCGGCGCGGACCCCGCGGGTTCGGTCTACTCAGGCGGCACCGGCCGCCCGTACTTTGTCGAGGGCGTCGGCGAGGACATGTGGCCGGCGAACTACGACAAGACCATCCCCGACGACGTCATCGCGGTCACCGACGCCGATTCCTTCGCCATGACCCGCCGCCTGGCCCGGGAAGAGGGGCTGCTGGTGGGCGGCTCTTCCGGCATGGCCGTAGTAGCCGCGCTCCAGGCGGCCAGGGACCTGCCGGAAAGTGCCGTCGTCGTGGTCATCCTTCCCGACTCGGGCCGCGGCTACCTGGCCAAGATCTTCAACGACCAGTGGATGCGTTCCTACGGGTTCCTCTCCGGTGGCGAGGAAACGTCCGTGGGGGAGGTCATCAAATCCAAGAACGGCGAGCTGCCGGACCTGGTGCACATCCACCCCAACGAGTCCGTCCGCGACGTCATCAACATCATGAACGAGTTCGGCGTCAGCCACATCCCGGTCCTGTCACAGGAACCGCCCGTGGTCATGGGCGAGGTCCTGGGCGCCGTGGACGAACGCACCCTCACCGCCAAGCTGTTCCGCGGCGAAGCCAAGCTCACGGACAAGATCTCCGAGCACATGGGACCCAAACTTCCCGTCATCGGGTCACTGGAAACCATTTCCGCGGCCAGGGAACTGCTCTCGGACTCGGACACCCTGATGGTCACCTTCGTGGGCGCGCCCGTGGGCATCCTCACCCGGCACGACCTGCTGGCCTATCTCAGCAACTGA
- a CDS encoding thioredoxin family protein — MATLDITGEKFASTIEGNDIVLVDFWAEWCGPCKQFGPTYSAVSEKHPDVLFTKVDTEAEQQLAAEAGITSIPTLMAFREKVLVFSQPGALNAQQLEQVVDAVKALDMEEVHAHVAKQREEAEAAASKPAGSQGGTQDGTQIPDF, encoded by the coding sequence ATGGCTACCCTTGACATCACAGGTGAAAAGTTCGCATCCACGATCGAAGGCAACGACATTGTCCTGGTCGATTTCTGGGCAGAATGGTGCGGTCCCTGCAAGCAGTTCGGCCCCACGTACTCCGCGGTTTCGGAGAAGCACCCCGACGTCCTCTTCACCAAGGTGGACACCGAAGCCGAGCAGCAGCTTGCGGCGGAGGCAGGCATTACCTCAATCCCCACGCTGATGGCCTTCCGCGAAAAGGTGCTGGTGTTCTCCCAGCCCGGCGCGCTGAACGCCCAGCAGCTGGAACAGGTGGTGGACGCAGTGAAGGCGCTGGACATGGAAGAGGTCCACGCCCACGTCGCCAAGCAGCGGGAGGAAGCAGAAGCGGCAGCAAGCAAGCCCGCCGGATCCCAGGGCGGCACGCAGGACGGCACGCAGATCCCCGACTTCTAA
- a CDS encoding DNA-3-methyladenine glycosylase family protein — MTIAEAPPRLAAAADMSLRWYPEAPYSLSRTLAPLLRGNSDPSFSVQGDVIWNAFTTPAGPATLRLAPAGGGEAGGPLVDIQAWGPGAAAAVQAAPRLLGAEDDWGGFDDPSFHATLPRMVREARRRCLAVRLPSSGRMVDQLVPIILEQKVTVIEARRAYRYLVHRYGTPAPPAGTSTPAGLVVPPTAAQWLQVPSWEWHKAGVGPQRSATVMRALRSAVALERLAALPAGQAAQKMQVIPGIGVWTAAEVVQRTHGCPDSISVGDYHLAAYVGAALTGRRTDDAGMLRLLEPWRGHRQRVVRMIQSTGFRKPTFGPRMTIQDHRGY; from the coding sequence ATGACGATCGCAGAGGCACCTCCCCGGCTGGCAGCCGCGGCGGACATGTCCCTGCGGTGGTATCCGGAGGCTCCCTACAGCCTTTCCCGCACTCTTGCACCGCTCCTGCGCGGCAACAGCGATCCTTCGTTCAGCGTCCAGGGGGACGTCATCTGGAACGCATTTACGACGCCGGCCGGCCCGGCAACCCTGCGGCTCGCCCCGGCGGGCGGCGGCGAAGCAGGCGGGCCGCTGGTGGACATCCAGGCGTGGGGCCCCGGGGCTGCGGCCGCCGTGCAGGCGGCACCCCGGCTGCTGGGTGCGGAGGACGACTGGGGCGGTTTTGACGACCCCTCCTTCCACGCCACCCTCCCCCGCATGGTGCGGGAGGCGCGGCGGCGCTGCCTGGCGGTGCGGCTGCCGTCCAGCGGCCGCATGGTGGACCAACTGGTGCCGATCATCCTGGAGCAGAAGGTGACGGTGATCGAGGCACGGCGCGCCTACCGCTACCTGGTGCACCGCTATGGAACGCCGGCTCCCCCGGCCGGAACGTCCACACCGGCTGGCCTCGTCGTGCCGCCGACCGCGGCGCAGTGGCTGCAGGTTCCCAGCTGGGAGTGGCACAAGGCCGGCGTAGGACCCCAGCGTTCGGCCACGGTCATGCGGGCGTTGCGTTCCGCCGTCGCGCTCGAACGCCTCGCCGCCCTGCCGGCCGGGCAGGCGGCCCAGAAGATGCAGGTAATCCCCGGCATCGGGGTGTGGACCGCGGCGGAGGTGGTGCAGCGCACGCATGGCTGCCCGGACTCGATTTCGGTGGGCGACTACCACTTGGCGGCCTATGTGGGGGCGGCACTGACCGGACGCCGGACGGACGACGCCGGCATGCTCCGACTGCTGGAACCGTGGCGCGGGCACCGGCAGCGCGTGGTCCGGATGATCCAGAGCACCGGCTTCCGCAAGCCCACCTTCGGCCCGCGCATGACCATCCAGGACCACCGCGGGTACTGA
- a CDS encoding VOC family protein, protein MGGVVHFEIPADDQKRARKFYQEALGWRIEAVPGMDYSMVITTDMDDDGRPAAAGAINGGMMARDGRITAPVITVDVPDINATLKSVEELGGSVVMPKNEIPGMGYTAYFKDPEGNVMGLWQNLPGEGPGAGS, encoded by the coding sequence ATGGGCGGAGTAGTGCATTTCGAGATCCCCGCGGACGACCAGAAGCGGGCAAGGAAGTTCTACCAGGAGGCACTGGGCTGGCGGATCGAAGCAGTGCCGGGGATGGACTACAGCATGGTCATCACCACGGACATGGACGACGACGGCCGGCCGGCGGCCGCGGGCGCCATCAACGGGGGAATGATGGCCAGGGACGGCCGGATCACCGCCCCGGTCATCACCGTCGACGTTCCGGACATTAACGCCACCCTCAAGAGCGTCGAGGAGCTGGGCGGCTCGGTGGTCATGCCGAAGAACGAGATACCCGGAATGGGCTACACGGCGTACTTCAAGGATCCCGAGGGCAACGTCATGGGTCTTTGGCAGAACCTTCCCGGCGAGGGGCCGGGCGCAGGCAGCTGA
- a CDS encoding winged helix-turn-helix transcriptional regulator has translation MPLRSDWSQRNCSMARGLDILGDPWSILVLREVFFGNGRFDAMKDRLEVADSVLTKRLAGLVESGLLAKKAYDDGGRSRQEYVLTPMGEDALPVLNAVTIWAEKHLPAPSDKAHLYVIHAGCGNPTTSADTCTECGERLTAANTSWHSRARSEQPIPLSTASAKGSAA, from the coding sequence ATGCCTCTTCGATCCGACTGGTCCCAACGCAACTGCAGCATGGCCCGCGGCCTGGACATCCTGGGCGACCCTTGGAGCATCCTGGTGCTGCGCGAGGTCTTCTTCGGAAACGGCCGCTTTGATGCCATGAAGGACCGGCTGGAGGTGGCGGACTCGGTCCTCACCAAGCGCCTGGCAGGCCTTGTTGAGTCGGGGCTGCTGGCGAAAAAGGCATATGACGACGGCGGCCGCTCCCGCCAGGAGTACGTCCTCACTCCCATGGGTGAGGACGCGCTCCCGGTCCTGAACGCGGTGACCATCTGGGCGGAGAAGCACCTGCCGGCGCCCTCGGACAAGGCGCACCTCTACGTCATCCACGCCGGGTGCGGGAATCCCACCACCTCGGCGGACACCTGCACGGAATGCGGGGAAAGGCTGACCGCGGCTAACACCAGCTGGCACAGCCGGGCCAGGTCTGAGCAGCCCATTCCGTTGTCCACTGCTTCCGCGAAGGGATCAGCCGCATGA
- a CDS encoding SDR family oxidoreductase: MESVAPVPTRPVALVTGVGRLAAIGAGIARQLAADGWDLVLSYWADYDARMPWGSEPEDVVRLTAELEAIGAKVHVLSADLQDPGVPDRLVAESAQLAGPLQGLVLSHAESVDSGVLDTTIESFDRHFAVNTRASWQLIAAFARQATDDGGAIVALTSDHTAFNLPYGASKGALDRIVIAAARELGPQGISANVLNPGPVDTGWMTTDVREELTAQQPTGRLGTPADVAGTVAFLLSPAGRWVSGQLIKADGGFSA; the protein is encoded by the coding sequence ATGGAATCCGTCGCACCCGTCCCCACCCGCCCCGTTGCCCTGGTCACCGGAGTGGGGCGCCTGGCCGCCATCGGCGCCGGCATCGCCCGGCAGCTCGCTGCGGACGGCTGGGACCTGGTCCTGTCCTACTGGGCAGACTACGACGCCCGCATGCCCTGGGGAAGCGAACCGGAGGACGTGGTCCGGCTCACCGCCGAGCTGGAAGCCATCGGCGCCAAGGTCCACGTCCTGTCGGCCGATCTCCAGGACCCCGGCGTCCCGGACCGGCTGGTTGCAGAGTCCGCGCAGCTGGCCGGACCATTGCAGGGCCTGGTGCTCAGCCACGCGGAGTCGGTGGATTCGGGCGTGCTGGACACCACCATCGAATCCTTTGACCGGCACTTCGCGGTGAACACCCGCGCCAGCTGGCAACTGATTGCCGCGTTCGCACGGCAGGCAACGGACGACGGCGGCGCGATCGTTGCGCTGACCAGCGACCACACAGCGTTCAACCTTCCTTACGGCGCCTCGAAGGGGGCGCTGGACAGGATTGTGATTGCCGCCGCCCGCGAACTGGGCCCGCAGGGGATCTCGGCGAACGTGCTGAACCCGGGCCCGGTGGATACGGGCTGGATGACCACGGACGTCCGCGAGGAGCTCACCGCGCAGCAGCCTACCGGCCGCCTGGGCACCCCGGCCGACGTCGCCGGAACCGTTGCCTTCCTGCTCTCGCCGGCCGGCCGCTGGGTGTCGGGACAGCTGATCAAGGCCGACGGCGGCTTCTCGGCCTGA
- a CDS encoding putative quinol monooxygenase encodes MSAPIDLIATFIPNEGEFHRVKLALDIAIDEVVKEPGCIRYELTEATEEKLVLTEQWASQEELDKHSKGTAVQDLNESLSALLAEPVKVERV; translated from the coding sequence ATGAGTGCACCCATTGACCTGATAGCAACGTTCATCCCCAACGAGGGCGAGTTCCACCGCGTGAAATTGGCCCTGGATATCGCGATCGATGAGGTGGTGAAGGAGCCCGGCTGCATCCGTTACGAGCTGACCGAGGCCACCGAGGAAAAGCTGGTCCTGACCGAGCAGTGGGCGTCCCAGGAGGAGCTGGACAAGCATTCCAAGGGCACCGCAGTGCAGGACCTGAACGAGTCGCTCAGCGCGCTGCTGGCCGAACCGGTTAAGGTGGAACGCGTCTAG
- a CDS encoding MFS transporter, giving the protein MSILPEEASPIPADSVAPASPPRKRRRLHPAWTVAAVAFLALVGAAGFRAAPGVLMVPLQQEFGWSTTVLSAAVSINLVLFGLTAPFAAALMERFGVRAVTATALVLIGMGSALTVLVNQSWQILLTWGLLIGLGTGSMALVFAATIANTWFTRSRGLVIGILTAGSAAGQLVFLPFIAMLAQDPGWRQASLLIAAGALAVVPLVLKFLKNSPADVGVLPYGAEPAALEAPEPETATVPDNGPRTNAAIRALQVLRRASKVRTFWALAAGFAICGATTNGLIGTHFIPSAHDHGMPETTAAGLLAVVGIFDIIGTIASGWLTDRFNPRILLAVYYQFRGIGLLVLPLLLNAEVQPSMIVFVVIYGLDWVATVPPTAAICRETFGADGSVVFGWVFAAHQLGAAAAAIAAGALRDATGHYTYAWLGAAAMCTIAAVISATIRRHKGSAGTTAGAEPAAA; this is encoded by the coding sequence ATGAGCATCCTGCCAGAAGAGGCCTCCCCAATTCCCGCGGACTCTGTTGCCCCCGCCTCGCCGCCCCGGAAGCGCAGGCGCCTGCACCCCGCATGGACGGTGGCCGCGGTCGCGTTCCTGGCCCTCGTCGGGGCAGCCGGGTTCCGGGCCGCCCCGGGTGTCCTCATGGTCCCGCTCCAGCAGGAGTTCGGCTGGTCCACCACCGTGTTGTCCGCGGCCGTGAGCATCAACCTGGTGCTCTTCGGCCTGACCGCCCCGTTCGCCGCCGCCCTGATGGAACGGTTCGGCGTCCGGGCCGTCACCGCAACGGCACTGGTCCTGATCGGCATGGGCAGCGCCCTGACCGTGCTGGTGAACCAGTCCTGGCAGATCCTGCTGACATGGGGGCTGCTGATCGGGCTGGGTACCGGTTCCATGGCCCTGGTCTTTGCCGCCACCATCGCCAACACCTGGTTCACCAGGAGCCGCGGCCTGGTGATCGGCATCCTCACCGCCGGCAGCGCGGCCGGACAGCTGGTGTTCCTGCCCTTCATCGCCATGCTGGCCCAGGACCCGGGCTGGCGGCAGGCCTCCCTGCTGATTGCCGCCGGCGCGCTCGCCGTTGTCCCGCTGGTGTTGAAGTTCCTCAAGAACTCGCCTGCCGACGTCGGGGTCCTGCCGTACGGGGCGGAGCCAGCGGCCCTGGAAGCCCCGGAACCGGAAACCGCCACGGTTCCGGACAATGGCCCCCGGACCAACGCCGCCATCCGTGCCCTGCAGGTGCTCCGACGCGCCAGCAAGGTCCGGACCTTCTGGGCTCTCGCAGCCGGATTCGCCATCTGCGGCGCCACCACCAATGGCCTGATCGGCACCCACTTCATCCCCTCCGCCCATGACCACGGCATGCCGGAAACCACCGCGGCGGGGCTGCTCGCCGTCGTCGGGATTTTCGACATCATCGGCACCATCGCCTCCGGCTGGCTGACGGACCGCTTCAACCCCCGCATCCTGCTGGCCGTCTACTACCAGTTCCGCGGCATCGGCCTGCTGGTGCTCCCGCTGCTGCTCAACGCCGAGGTGCAGCCCAGCATGATCGTGTTCGTTGTGATCTACGGCCTCGACTGGGTAGCCACCGTCCCGCCCACGGCCGCCATTTGCCGGGAGACGTTCGGGGCTGACGGCAGCGTGGTTTTCGGGTGGGTCTTCGCCGCCCACCAGCTCGGGGCTGCCGCGGCCGCCATCGCTGCCGGCGCCCTCCGCGACGCCACCGGTCACTACACCTACGCGTGGCTGGGGGCCGCGGCTATGTGCACCATTGCCGCCGTCATCAGCGCCACCATCCGCCGGCACAAAGGCTCAGCGGGGACGACGGCAGGGGCAGAGCCGGCAGCGGCCTGA
- a CDS encoding SLC13 family permease: MKQFAWLEAARSYLLPGAILAAGVATLAWGVLPLPAFGELATRTIPILAFVLAMSLVTELVDEAGLFRVVTDRLAALGRGRVFLLWLLVVAVATISTVFLSLDTTAVLVTPVVVLLAVHARIPPLPFALTSIWLANTASLLLPVSNLTNLLAQDRLGLTPWRFAGLVWAPALVGLLVPLALLWLAFRRDLRGTYGPQPAHPVRDNTLLKAAAVTLLVLLPALVSGIPVQYPALAAAAVLLAVFLRRRPSVLRWSMVPWRPLMLTVGLFMLMEALHAHGLTTLLAGVAGSGDTLPALLQLAGVGAAAANAANNLPAYLALEPVAGSPARLAALLIGVNLGPLVTPWASLATLLWHERLRVLNVPIRWGGFAAAGLVAVALTVPLAVLALWAAAGMP; this comes from the coding sequence GTGAAGCAGTTCGCATGGCTCGAAGCCGCCCGGAGTTACCTGCTGCCCGGCGCCATCCTGGCAGCAGGCGTGGCCACCCTTGCATGGGGCGTACTCCCCCTTCCCGCGTTCGGGGAGCTGGCCACCCGCACCATTCCCATCCTTGCCTTCGTGCTGGCCATGTCCCTGGTCACCGAACTGGTGGACGAGGCTGGGCTGTTCCGGGTGGTGACGGACCGGCTTGCTGCCCTGGGCCGGGGCCGCGTCTTTCTCCTGTGGCTCCTGGTGGTGGCGGTCGCGACGATATCCACCGTCTTTCTGTCCCTGGATACCACCGCCGTGCTGGTGACACCCGTGGTGGTCCTCCTGGCGGTCCACGCCCGGATCCCGCCGCTGCCGTTTGCGCTGACCAGCATCTGGCTGGCCAACACCGCTTCCCTGCTGCTGCCGGTCTCCAACCTGACCAACCTCCTGGCCCAGGACCGGCTGGGCCTGACCCCCTGGCGCTTTGCGGGTCTGGTCTGGGCCCCTGCCCTGGTTGGCCTGCTGGTCCCGCTTGCCCTGCTCTGGCTCGCGTTCCGCCGGGACCTGCGCGGCACCTACGGGCCGCAGCCGGCGCATCCCGTCCGGGACAACACTCTGTTGAAGGCCGCGGCCGTCACGCTCCTGGTCCTGCTGCCCGCGCTGGTGTCCGGGATACCCGTCCAGTACCCGGCGCTCGCCGCGGCCGCCGTCCTGCTGGCGGTCTTCCTCCGCCGCAGGCCCTCCGTGCTGCGGTGGTCCATGGTCCCGTGGCGGCCGCTGATGCTGACGGTGGGCCTGTTCATGCTGATGGAGGCCCTGCACGCGCACGGGCTCACCACCCTGCTGGCGGGCGTGGCCGGGTCCGGGGACACCCTGCCCGCACTGCTGCAACTGGCCGGCGTCGGGGCGGCCGCGGCCAACGCAGCCAACAACCTTCCCGCCTACCTGGCACTGGAACCGGTGGCGGGATCGCCGGCCAGACTGGCCGCCCTGCTGATCGGAGTGAACCTGGGCCCGCTGGTGACCCCGTGGGCCTCGCTGGCCACGCTGCTGTGGCACGAGCGGCTGCGCGTCCTGAACGTGCCCATCAGGTGGGGCGGGTTTGCCGCCGCGGGCCTGGTGGCCGTTGCGCTGACCGTCCCGCTGGCCGTCCTGGCGCTGTGGGCGGCTGCCGGGATGCCCTGA
- a CDS encoding cystathionine gamma-synthase: MPASENQGFNTRAVHAGQDFEPRTGAVVPPLHFSSTYAQDGIGGLRSGYEYGRGGNPTRDALQEQLAALELGTHAYSFSSGLAAEDALIRALTRPGDHIVLGNDAYGGTYRLISRVLGDWGIGNTPVDMANLDRVRHAVEAHKTRFVWVETPSNPLMKITDIVALADIAHDAGALLVVDNTFASPYLQNPLALGADVVVHSTTKYIGGHSDVVGGAVVVKDAELAEKIGFVQFAVGAVSGPMDAFLTTRGLKTLGVRMDRHSENGQAVAEWLLERPEVEAVLYPGLPNHPGHELAKRQMRKFGGMVSVQFKGGEAAARKVAESTSVFTLAESLGGIESLMNYPSEMTHASVKGTELAVPVNLLRLSCGIEDAGDLIADLDRAFSNIS; encoded by the coding sequence ATGCCTGCCTCTGAAAACCAGGGTTTCAACACCCGTGCCGTGCACGCCGGCCAGGACTTCGAGCCCCGCACCGGTGCCGTGGTGCCGCCGCTGCACTTCAGCTCCACGTATGCGCAGGACGGCATCGGCGGCCTGCGCAGCGGCTACGAGTACGGCCGCGGCGGCAACCCCACCAGGGATGCGCTGCAGGAACAGCTCGCCGCGCTGGAACTGGGCACCCACGCCTACAGCTTCAGCTCGGGCCTTGCTGCGGAGGACGCGCTCATCCGCGCGCTGACCCGGCCCGGGGACCACATTGTGCTGGGCAACGACGCGTACGGCGGCACGTACCGGTTGATCAGCCGGGTTCTGGGGGACTGGGGGATCGGCAACACCCCGGTGGACATGGCCAACCTGGACCGGGTCCGCCACGCGGTGGAAGCCCACAAGACCCGGTTCGTGTGGGTGGAGACGCCGTCCAACCCGCTGATGAAGATCACCGACATCGTGGCGCTCGCCGACATTGCGCACGACGCCGGCGCCCTCCTTGTCGTCGACAACACCTTCGCGTCCCCGTACCTGCAGAACCCGCTCGCCCTGGGTGCCGACGTGGTGGTCCATTCCACCACCAAGTACATCGGCGGCCACTCCGACGTGGTGGGCGGCGCCGTCGTGGTGAAGGACGCAGAGCTGGCAGAGAAAATCGGCTTCGTGCAGTTCGCCGTGGGCGCCGTGTCCGGGCCGATGGATGCGTTCCTGACCACCCGCGGCCTGAAGACGCTGGGCGTCCGGATGGACCGGCACAGCGAGAACGGGCAGGCCGTGGCCGAATGGCTGCTGGAACGCCCCGAGGTGGAGGCCGTCCTCTACCCGGGCCTGCCAAACCACCCGGGCCACGAGCTGGCCAAGCGCCAGATGCGCAAGTTCGGCGGCATGGTGTCCGTCCAGTTCAAGGGCGGCGAAGCAGCTGCCCGCAAGGTGGCCGAGTCCACGTCCGTGTTCACGCTGGCGGAGTCCCTGGGCGGGATCGAGTCGCTCATGAACTACCCCTCCGAGATGACCCACGCTTCGGTTAAGGGCACCGAGCTGGCCGTCCCCGTGAACCTGCTGCGCCTATCTTGCGGCATCGAGGACGCGGGGGACCTGATCGCGGACCTGGACCGGGCGTTCTCCAACATCTCTTAA